One genomic window of Daphnia pulex isolate KAP4 chromosome 10, ASM2113471v1 includes the following:
- the LOC124205866 gene encoding cysteine dioxygenase type 1-like, whose amino-acid sequence MAGNTLNELKANLHEAFQSDPVDMDHVKDLMERYSSNPADWGQFAIFDSTHYTRILVDEGNGKFNVILLCWGPGQGSPIHDHADAHCFMKMLDGELKEVRFDWPSGSNAQELHETSSTVLKVNEVSYINDSIGLHQVGNTSDKGAVSLHLYSPPYSKCHTFKPQTGEKSEANITFWSKVGERVVPPTTTHQSCWSPAATNCDGCK is encoded by the exons ATGGCTGGCAACACGTTGAACGAGCTCAAAGCAAATTTACACGAAGCGTTCCAGAGCGACCCGGTGGACATGGATCACGTCAAGGATCTCATGGAACGCTACAGTAGCAATCCGGCTGATTGGGGGCAATTCGCTATATTTGATAGCACCca TTACACCCGAATTTTGGTGGACGAAGGTAATGGCAAATTCAATGTGATACTCCTCTGCTGGGGACCGGGTCAAGGTTCGCCCATTCACGATCACGCCGACGCTCATTGCTTCATGAAAATGCTGGATGGCGAGCTGAAAGAAGTCCGCTTCGACTGGCCCTCCGGTAGCAACGCACAAGAATTGCACGAAACGAGTTCTACGGTGCTGAAAGTGAATGAAGTTAGCTACATTAATG ATTCAATCGGATTGCATCAAGTGGGAAATACAAGTGACAAAGGGGCAGTTTCGTTGCACTTGTACAGCCCACCTTACAGCAAATGTCACACGTTCAAGCCTCAGACGGGCGAAAAGTCTGAGGCCAACATTACGTTCTGGAGCAAGGTTGGCGAGCGCGTCGTTCCAcca ACGACGACTCATCAATCGTGTTGGAGCCCGGCGGCGACCAACTGCGACGGCTGCAAATAG
- the LOC124205864 gene encoding synaptojanin-1-like isoform X2, whose product MKSVVILMCLVAVISATSEVDYLRRRSGVVVGKPMQVPVFPNKRNVNQQKRQVDFDAGNRPSAGPSARQQPAGVPLQHAFRASPPTELRRPQAQRTQERAQPDQRPAQERPQQEQEIDPSTRGGAPPSFGPSSTPSEIFAPSRDAIERPVERPVERPARQQPAQRPARPSAGSSAERPQRQPEFTGGFPSGFTSGLPSFDFQGRMPEPDSKSEGFMDSALNDFPNLKALGGFDAFPEAGREDAPAKRPAQNRPARPSAQKNKRASGNLTEETLTSKNSSKRLLKNKKEKPIVLEDDEAMLEPDFSPVNRSGSHHQPTDIADIIADSVGEEQRFSPSFLPNSGPYGTRVSPTVAPSPPLPGPSSFRSRRPSSVGSFSTKNNRQNQRTPYVADNFNEFVDGENSLLGSGNFDILGGGVFRDTNDYQRPYVNSQPQYFPASSPTPSPIIQDTFRPHQPFFPSNYPSPPPPQIGDQFGAFVPPVKPSINNNNNNYANLPNFPSSFFNDDDFFSNFRDFADVNQDYRNP is encoded by the exons atgaaatccgTTGTGATCCTGATGTGCCTGGTCGCCGTCATCTCCGCTACATCTGAAGTCGATTACCTTAGACGAC GCAGCGGCGTGGTAGTCGGCAAGCCGATGCAAGTCCCAGTTTTCCCCAACAAGAGGAACGTCAACCAACAGAAGCGACAGGTGGATTTCGATGCTGGAAACCGCCCCAGTGCCGGACCATCCGCCAGACAGCAGCCAGCCGGCGTACCTCTCCAGCATGCTTTCCGCGCTTCTCCTCCAACTGAATTGCGTCGCCCTCAGGCTCAACGTACCCAGGAGCGCGCTCAACCGGATCAACGCCCTGCTCAGGAGCGTCCCCAACAGGAGCAGGAAATCGATCCTTCCACCCGTGGTGGAGCTCCGCCATCTTTCGGTCCTTCATCCACTCCATCGGAGATCTTCGCCCCATCCAGGGATGCCATCGAACGTCCAGTTGAACGCCCAGTCGAGAGACCCGCTCGCCAGCAACCAGCCCAGCGCCCAGCCCGCCCTTCCGCTGGATCATCCGCTGAGCGTCCCCAAAGGCAACCCGAATTCACCGGTGGATTCCCTTCCGGTTTCACCAGCGGACTTCCTTCCTTCGACTTCCAGGGACGCATGCCAG AGCCCGACTCCAAGAGCGAAGGATTCATGGATAGCGCTCTCAACGATTTCCCCAACTTGAAAGCTTTGGGCGGATTCGACGCTTTCCCCGAGGCTGGCCGTGAAG ATGCCCCAGCCAAGAGACCAGCCCAGAACCGACCTGCCCGACCCAGCGCTCag aaaaacaaacgagcgAGTGGCAACTTGACCGAAGAGACTCTGACGTCGAAGAATTCATCGAAGCGATTGCtgaagaacaagaaagagaagccCATCGTTTTGGAGGATGACGAAGCGATGCTGGAACCGGATTTTTCGCCCGTCAACAGATCCGGCAGCCATCATCAGCCGACCGACATTGCCGACATCATCGCCGATTCTGTCGGAGAGGAGCAGCGTTTCAGCCCTTCTTTCCTGCCCAACAGCGGCCCTTATGGCACACGAGTCAGCCCAACGGTGGCGCCCAGTCCTCCACTGCCGGGCCCTTCGTCGTTCCGTTCCCGTCGGCCGTCATCCGTCGGTTCCTTTTCCACCAAGAACAACCGACAGAATCAACGGACGCCCTACGTGGCCGATAATTTCAACGAATTCGTCGACGGGGAGAATAGCCTTTTGGGTTCGGGCAATTTCGACATTCTCGGTGGCGGAGTCTTCCGCGACACGAACGACTACCAGCGGCCGTACGTCAACAGTCAGCCGCAGTACTTCCCGGCCAGCTCTCCGACACCGTCGCCAATCATCCAGGACACATTCCGGCCTCATCAGCCCTTCTTCCCGTCCAACTAtccgtcaccaccaccaccgcagATTGGCGATCAGTTCGGAGCTTTCGTACCGCCCGTCAAGCCGTCgattaacaacaacaacaacaactacgcCAACCTTCCCAATTTCCCGAGCTCGTTCTTCAACGACGATGACTTCTTTTCCAACTTTAGGGACTTTGCCGACGTCAATCAAGATTACCGTAACCCGTAa
- the LOC124205864 gene encoding synaptojanin-1-like isoform X1, which produces MKSVVILMCLVAVISATSEVDYLRRRSGVVVGKPMQVPVFPNKRNVNQQKRQVDFDAGNRPSAGPSARQQPAGVPLQHAFRASPPTELRRPQAQRTQERAQPDQRPAQERPQQEQEIDPSTRGGAPPSFGPSSTPSEIFAPSRDAIERPVERPVERPARQQPAQRPARPSAGSSAERPQRQPEFTGGFPSGFTSGLPSFDFQGRMPEPDSKSEGFMDSALNDFPNLKALGGFDAFPEAGREADAPAKRPAQNRPARPSAQKNKRASGNLTEETLTSKNSSKRLLKNKKEKPIVLEDDEAMLEPDFSPVNRSGSHHQPTDIADIIADSVGEEQRFSPSFLPNSGPYGTRVSPTVAPSPPLPGPSSFRSRRPSSVGSFSTKNNRQNQRTPYVADNFNEFVDGENSLLGSGNFDILGGGVFRDTNDYQRPYVNSQPQYFPASSPTPSPIIQDTFRPHQPFFPSNYPSPPPPQIGDQFGAFVPPVKPSINNNNNNYANLPNFPSSFFNDDDFFSNFRDFADVNQDYRNP; this is translated from the exons atgaaatccgTTGTGATCCTGATGTGCCTGGTCGCCGTCATCTCCGCTACATCTGAAGTCGATTACCTTAGACGAC GCAGCGGCGTGGTAGTCGGCAAGCCGATGCAAGTCCCAGTTTTCCCCAACAAGAGGAACGTCAACCAACAGAAGCGACAGGTGGATTTCGATGCTGGAAACCGCCCCAGTGCCGGACCATCCGCCAGACAGCAGCCAGCCGGCGTACCTCTCCAGCATGCTTTCCGCGCTTCTCCTCCAACTGAATTGCGTCGCCCTCAGGCTCAACGTACCCAGGAGCGCGCTCAACCGGATCAACGCCCTGCTCAGGAGCGTCCCCAACAGGAGCAGGAAATCGATCCTTCCACCCGTGGTGGAGCTCCGCCATCTTTCGGTCCTTCATCCACTCCATCGGAGATCTTCGCCCCATCCAGGGATGCCATCGAACGTCCAGTTGAACGCCCAGTCGAGAGACCCGCTCGCCAGCAACCAGCCCAGCGCCCAGCCCGCCCTTCCGCTGGATCATCCGCTGAGCGTCCCCAAAGGCAACCCGAATTCACCGGTGGATTCCCTTCCGGTTTCACCAGCGGACTTCCTTCCTTCGACTTCCAGGGACGCATGCCAG AGCCCGACTCCAAGAGCGAAGGATTCATGGATAGCGCTCTCAACGATTTCCCCAACTTGAAAGCTTTGGGCGGATTCGACGCTTTCCCCGAGGCTGGCCGTGAAG CAGATGCCCCAGCCAAGAGACCAGCCCAGAACCGACCTGCCCGACCCAGCGCTCag aaaaacaaacgagcgAGTGGCAACTTGACCGAAGAGACTCTGACGTCGAAGAATTCATCGAAGCGATTGCtgaagaacaagaaagagaagccCATCGTTTTGGAGGATGACGAAGCGATGCTGGAACCGGATTTTTCGCCCGTCAACAGATCCGGCAGCCATCATCAGCCGACCGACATTGCCGACATCATCGCCGATTCTGTCGGAGAGGAGCAGCGTTTCAGCCCTTCTTTCCTGCCCAACAGCGGCCCTTATGGCACACGAGTCAGCCCAACGGTGGCGCCCAGTCCTCCACTGCCGGGCCCTTCGTCGTTCCGTTCCCGTCGGCCGTCATCCGTCGGTTCCTTTTCCACCAAGAACAACCGACAGAATCAACGGACGCCCTACGTGGCCGATAATTTCAACGAATTCGTCGACGGGGAGAATAGCCTTTTGGGTTCGGGCAATTTCGACATTCTCGGTGGCGGAGTCTTCCGCGACACGAACGACTACCAGCGGCCGTACGTCAACAGTCAGCCGCAGTACTTCCCGGCCAGCTCTCCGACACCGTCGCCAATCATCCAGGACACATTCCGGCCTCATCAGCCCTTCTTCCCGTCCAACTAtccgtcaccaccaccaccgcagATTGGCGATCAGTTCGGAGCTTTCGTACCGCCCGTCAAGCCGTCgattaacaacaacaacaacaactacgcCAACCTTCCCAATTTCCCGAGCTCGTTCTTCAACGACGATGACTTCTTTTCCAACTTTAGGGACTTTGCCGACGTCAATCAAGATTACCGTAACCCGTAa